A segment of the Nitrosopumilaceae archaeon genome:
TATAGATGTTGGCATTCCACTTCCTGCAAGTTTATTGTTAATTAACCAGCCAAAGTTAGTTGGTTTTTTTGTTATCTTACCATGTACACGACGCCATAAGTTACCGGGTTTGCTCAACAATTATGGTTGAATTTTTCCATATATTTAGACAGCGTGGTATAGTATTCACTAGTATAGTTTAAAGAAAAAGAAAGTTAATTGTCGGACTACTTATTCTGCTAGTTCAGTCCAACCTTTGACGAATACAGAGTTTCTGTATAATGGTACTGGTTGACCTACTGTAAAGTCCATTGGTCTCATCCAGAAGATTGCTTTTGTTGGGCAAACTCCTATACATGCACCGTCTGAGATGCATCTTTCTGGATAAAAGACAAATGCTTTACCCCTCTTCCAGCCTTCTACTGGTTTTACTCTTAGTACGTCTGGGCCTAGTGATGTACAGATCTCTACGCAGAGTGCACATCCTATACACATTTGTTCGCCTATATCGGGTATTATTCCAACTGGCATATTCAGTATTAATTCGCTAACGGATCTTAATATAACTTGCTCAAAATAACTGAGTTATAACGGCGTTTGAGAATTTTATAACAGTGTTAAAATTTTATTTGAGATCATTAGCTTATTCTAAATTTTTAGAATGAGTTAAGTGTATTGCATGTAATCGACGTTTTTTTATAATTTAATTTTATTTTAAAATCATGGCAAACAAAGTTCATTGTGCACATATTCTAGTTGAAAAGCTAAGTATTGCTCAAGAATTAAAAACAAAAATTACAAAGGGTGAAAGCTTTGCAAATCTTGCTAAAGAATATTCAATTGATGGCTCGAAAAAACGAGGTGGCGATCTTGGGTATTTCGGTAGAGGTATGATGGTGTCAGAATTTGAAAAAGCTGCATTTTCTCTAGAGAAAGGTCAGGTTTCAGACATAGTAAAAAC
Coding sequences within it:
- a CDS encoding 4Fe-4S binding protein encodes the protein MPVGIIPDIGEQMCIGCALCVEICTSLGPDVLRVKPVEGWKRGKAFVFYPERCISDGACIGVCPTKAIFWMRPMDFTVGQPVPLYRNSVFVKGWTELAE
- a CDS encoding peptidylprolyl isomerase gives rise to the protein MANKVHCAHILVEKLSIAQELKTKITKGESFANLAKEYSIDGSKKRGGDLGYFGRGMMVSEFEKAAFSLEKGQVSDIVKTQFGYHIIKRLD